A region from the Candidatus Gracilibacteria bacterium genome encodes:
- a CDS encoding AAA family ATPase — protein MSQDRNLLQTLKYKWPVMGHGKQLTELEADIEQNRLSHAYLFIGPNKIGKALIARTFAGILQCPNHFCRECSVCHQIENKQHIDTLEIQDVGESLKIEEMRELLSHLSTTSSSHHKIVIFQNIDRATPDAANAFLKHLEEPVPGVIFILTTTERRSLLDTILSRSRIIHFHPLAESTILEYLKVEHPHFDPKILEMMAGFSMGKSGRAIEFFNDPDLFRSYQEMHQQVLRFFEGLPLVDRMLYVENLIKNPESIPIFLELCATVARRILLKKVEGSQIPYSFEQLFDILTLLNRAEADLEHNVNTRLVLENLVIHF, from the coding sequence ATGAGCCAAGATCGCAATTTACTTCAAACCCTCAAATACAAATGGCCTGTGATGGGCCACGGGAAACAATTGACCGAACTCGAGGCGGACATTGAGCAAAATCGACTCAGTCACGCCTATCTTTTTATTGGGCCAAATAAGATTGGAAAAGCGTTGATTGCCCGTACGTTTGCCGGCATTTTGCAATGCCCGAATCATTTTTGTCGAGAGTGTTCGGTTTGCCATCAAATCGAGAATAAACAACACATTGATACCCTGGAAATCCAGGATGTTGGCGAATCGCTCAAAATCGAAGAAATGCGCGAACTTCTTTCGCATCTTTCCACCACGTCCTCAAGCCATCATAAAATTGTCATTTTCCAAAACATTGATCGCGCCACTCCGGATGCGGCCAATGCCTTTTTAAAACACCTTGAAGAGCCGGTCCCGGGTGTGATTTTTATCCTCACCACCACAGAAAGGCGTTCATTATTGGATACCATCCTTTCTCGCAGTCGGATTATTCATTTTCATCCATTGGCCGAATCCACCATTTTAGAATATTTAAAAGTGGAACACCCTCATTTTGACCCTAAAATACTCGAGATGATGGCCGGGTTTTCCATGGGCAAATCCGGGCGGGCGATTGAATTTTTTAATGACCCGGATCTTTTTCGTTCCTATCAAGAAATGCATCAACAAGTGTTGCGCTTTTTCGAAGGACTGCCGTTGGTGGACCGCATGTTATACGTCGAGAATTTGATTAAAAACCCTGAATCCATCCCCATTTTCCTCGAATTGTGCGCCACCGTGGCTCGCCGCATACTCTTAAAAAAGGTAGAGGGAAGCCAAATTCCCTATTCTTTCGAGCAACTTTTTGATATCCTGACTCTCCTGAACCGAGCGGAAGCGGACCTTGAACACAATGTAAACACGCGTTTGGTTCTCGAAAATCTCGTTATCCACTTTTAG
- a CDS encoding tetratricopeptide repeat protein yields the protein MISLLLIFWRRWRLTIKSLDFEDKLKKDDELARQAAEQEEIIPQEEPSELELKRLGEQRDRDEKMKQMRAIKRAFKQAELHFAKNNYGLAEKHLMEVLSMDNDHLDANLKLGLIYLQQENLPRAEFFFQKLIDLKENPVYFSNLALVLYQQKRLDESAKLYEKAIAMDNKRAARFVSLAYVYHELGELEKALINFEEAYRLDPRNLDYLWTLVNYYEKFARAEDMLRSLRKILEIDPYNDKAKAKLLLLEEDQAQQKTETENSSEDGGNL from the coding sequence TTGATTTCTCTTCTTTTGATTTTTTGGCGACGATGGAGGTTGACGATTAAAAGTCTCGATTTTGAGGATAAATTAAAAAAAGATGATGAATTGGCGCGCCAAGCCGCGGAACAAGAAGAAATTATCCCCCAAGAAGAACCGAGTGAATTAGAGCTCAAACGTTTAGGGGAACAACGCGATCGCGATGAAAAAATGAAACAAATGCGAGCCATTAAAAGAGCGTTTAAGCAAGCGGAGCTCCATTTTGCAAAAAACAATTACGGATTGGCGGAAAAACACCTGATGGAAGTGCTTTCCATGGACAATGATCACCTCGATGCAAACCTTAAGTTGGGATTGATTTATCTTCAACAAGAAAACCTCCCGCGTGCGGAATTTTTCTTTCAAAAATTAATCGATCTTAAAGAAAATCCGGTTTATTTTAGCAATTTGGCGTTGGTTTTATACCAACAAAAACGACTTGATGAATCCGCGAAACTTTATGAAAAAGCCATCGCCATGGACAATAAAAGAGCGGCTCGTTTTGTGAGTCTTGCGTATGTGTATCACGAGTTGGGCGAGCTTGAAAAAGCCTTAATCAACTTTGAAGAAGCGTATCGATTGGATCCTCGCAATCTCGATTATTTATGGACCTTGGTGAATTATTATGAAAAATTTGCGCGTGCCGAGGACATGCTTCGTTCGCTTCGTAAAATCCTGGAAATCGATCCGTATAACGACAAGGCCAAAGCCAAATTATTGCTCTTGGAAGAGGACCAAGCGCAACAAAAAACCGAAACAGAAAATTCTTCCGAGGATGGAGGAAATCTATAG
- a CDS encoding tetratricopeptide repeat protein, which translates to MGEKNEAFDPTSVDVRFLTDDTGPKGALDRMNQLFEVTQFDAPLELFEEGLSLARQGLLGAARDRLRMLLCLNPDDGDAHLLLAKVYIAQQEWSQALDQLDKTRRANVEFPTRLQTEVETNLANQHTTEAGSQLQKSIAARENVELASLRSNVRELRSNLEEIKGERTILRRRLKLWFFFAGGLTAVSLAKGVELYRGEDRDSNPTQETSISEPVSEPTNNPPVISEPSSQTEGGSWSESFSQLLEKLKFRSREEEATSETSPEKQPVVKPSPSKGASSKKSPEVLRERQKNK; encoded by the coding sequence ATGGGTGAAAAAAATGAGGCCTTCGATCCTACCTCGGTTGATGTTCGTTTTCTCACAGATGACACTGGCCCCAAAGGCGCATTGGACAGAATGAATCAGCTCTTCGAAGTAACCCAATTTGATGCCCCTTTAGAACTTTTCGAAGAAGGTTTATCCCTCGCCCGCCAAGGTTTATTGGGCGCGGCCCGCGATCGCCTTAGAATGCTCCTCTGTCTTAACCCGGACGACGGCGACGCGCATTTATTGCTGGCCAAGGTATACATTGCGCAACAAGAATGGAGCCAAGCCTTAGATCAACTCGATAAGACTCGTAGAGCCAATGTAGAGTTCCCAACTAGATTGCAAACCGAGGTGGAGACCAACCTCGCCAATCAGCACACCACGGAAGCAGGATCTCAACTCCAGAAGTCAATCGCTGCGCGAGAGAATGTCGAGCTGGCTAGTCTACGAAGTAATGTGCGAGAGCTACGTTCCAATCTCGAAGAAATAAAAGGAGAAAGAACCATCCTTAGACGTCGCCTTAAGTTATGGTTTTTCTTTGCCGGAGGGCTAACCGCAGTTTCCTTAGCAAAAGGAGTAGAACTATATAGGGGAGAGGATAGAGATAGTAATCCCACACAAGAAACATCGATTAGTGAACCCGTCTCCGAACCTACCAACAACCCTCCCGTTATTTCGGAGCCTTCATCACAAACAGAGGGAGGATCATGGTCGGAAAGTTTTAGCCAATTATTAGAAAAGCTCAAATTTCGCTCGCGAGAAGAAGAAGCAACTTCCGAAACGTCCCCCGAAAAACAACCCGTAGTGAAGCCATCTCCTTCGAAAGGAGCTAGTAGTAAAAAAAGCCCGGAAGTACTTAGGGAGAGGCAAAAAAATAAATAA
- a CDS encoding VanW family protein: MGKKSEKSKIAHPKTPSSKKGLFLLGGLLVGVIATVIGVQVALNGKVAPHTSMFGQDISLAQAEDVQQTLSEKLDAYEQAPINLIFEGTSYTFTLAELGITLNKTASVESIPVMNWFTSFTSFEGGLLGQKEVAVVYEYDDEILRNALNARIINLTVAAQEPRVSYNPYTDSFDISLESNGWTADMGQFYENMDSLIKNLDSSPVEIATVELFPNITAAELESQKDLLKNTLNQTVTLYTTTNSWDIYWLDHLDWLSFTPKEKVKSTAPKAVDATDTPDGQTLISAPEIQVQVDPAAIETYVRDTIAPDVETASQDVTILMDENGAITFEGTAVDGLAIQYENLNDFLNLALDQGLSSVELPIQVTKGKVNAPEELRAQGITELVATGYSAYNGSPTNRIHNIGVGIERFNGVLIQPGEEFTFGDQLGPVDGSTGYLKELVIKEGKTVPEYGGGICQVSSTLYRAVLFTGLPVIERHAHAYAVKYYAYPLGWGLDATVYPPTVDLVFKNDMATPILIQSYVDWGEAYFKFYGTKDGRSVTMDGPYITNQAGAPAPQYTVTPDLAPGEIEQVDTAHAGFTATWIQTILYADGTSVTNQIVSPYHPWAAKYMVGEGTPGYGDTPSEDAATTVAE; encoded by the coding sequence ATGGGAAAAAAATCCGAAAAATCTAAAATTGCGCATCCCAAAACCCCTTCTTCCAAGAAAGGGCTTTTTTTGCTCGGCGGATTGCTGGTGGGAGTGATCGCAACCGTTATTGGCGTGCAAGTCGCGCTCAACGGGAAAGTTGCGCCTCACACATCCATGTTTGGACAAGACATCAGCTTGGCTCAAGCCGAGGACGTTCAACAAACCTTAAGTGAAAAACTCGACGCCTACGAACAAGCCCCCATTAATTTGATTTTCGAAGGCACTTCGTACACCTTTACTCTTGCAGAATTGGGCATCACGCTCAATAAAACCGCAAGTGTCGAATCCATCCCGGTGATGAATTGGTTCACCTCGTTTACTTCATTTGAAGGAGGCTTATTGGGGCAAAAAGAAGTCGCTGTTGTATATGAATACGATGATGAAATTTTACGCAACGCCCTCAATGCTCGCATCATCAATCTCACCGTGGCCGCGCAGGAACCGCGCGTCAGCTACAATCCTTACACGGATTCCTTCGATATTTCACTCGAATCGAACGGATGGACCGCAGACATGGGGCAATTTTACGAAAATATGGATTCTCTCATCAAAAATTTGGATTCCTCCCCCGTCGAAATCGCAACCGTGGAGCTTTTTCCCAACATCACGGCCGCAGAACTTGAGTCGCAAAAAGATTTACTTAAAAATACGTTGAACCAAACCGTGACCCTCTACACCACCACGAATTCCTGGGATATTTATTGGCTCGATCATTTGGATTGGCTCTCCTTCACACCAAAAGAGAAAGTGAAAAGCACGGCGCCAAAAGCAGTAGATGCAACCGATACTCCCGATGGGCAAACGCTGATTTCAGCTCCCGAAATTCAGGTTCAGGTCGACCCCGCAGCCATTGAAACGTATGTTCGCGACACCATCGCCCCGGACGTCGAAACCGCATCGCAAGACGTCACGATTTTAATGGATGAAAATGGAGCCATCACGTTTGAAGGCACGGCAGTGGATGGCCTCGCGATTCAATATGAAAATTTAAACGATTTTTTAAACCTCGCGCTGGATCAAGGATTGAGCAGTGTGGAACTCCCGATCCAAGTCACAAAAGGAAAAGTCAACGCCCCGGAAGAATTGCGGGCTCAAGGAATCACGGAATTGGTGGCCACCGGATATTCCGCGTATAATGGTTCGCCAACCAATCGTATTCACAATATTGGCGTGGGAATTGAACGATTCAATGGTGTGCTCATTCAGCCGGGCGAAGAATTTACATTTGGCGATCAGCTGGGGCCTGTGGACGGGAGCACCGGGTATCTCAAAGAACTCGTAATCAAAGAAGGCAAAACCGTGCCCGAATATGGAGGAGGAATTTGCCAGGTTTCCTCAACGTTGTATCGTGCGGTTTTATTCACCGGATTGCCGGTCATCGAACGTCACGCGCATGCCTACGCGGTCAAGTATTATGCGTACCCGCTCGGGTGGGGCTTGGACGCAACGGTTTATCCGCCCACCGTGGATTTGGTTTTTAAAAATGACATGGCCACCCCGATTTTAATTCAATCGTATGTGGACTGGGGTGAGGCTTATTTTAAATTTTACGGAACAAAAGATGGGAGAAGCGTAACCATGGACGGACCCTATATCACCAATCAGGCGGGCGCTCCGGCCCCTCAATACACCGTCACGCCGGATCTCGCCCCCGGAGAAATCGAACAAGTCGACACCGCGCACGCGGGTTTCACCGCCACATGGATTCAAACGATTTTGTATGCGGACGGGACTTCTGTCACCAATCAAATCGTGAGCCCCTACCATCCCTGGGCCGCCAAATATATGGTGGGCGAAGGCACACCCGGGTACGGCGATACGCCGAGCGAAGACGCGGCAACGACTGTGGCGGAGTAG
- a CDS encoding YtxH domain-containing protein — protein MSWFDPKKEEKPEKKSMLDKIIMGAIIGTAVGSVIGLAVAPKKGKDTREFLKEQLKEGREEGKKLIEKGMEEFEENKAELEEVGKLTKETVFGIGRLLKHLVLRKKTTQAPTQEHRAGLKEVPKETPSEIRASTLDINSEEPK, from the coding sequence ATGTCCTGGTTCGACCCTAAAAAAGAAGAAAAGCCCGAGAAAAAAAGCATGCTTGATAAAATCATCATGGGTGCCATCATTGGCACTGCAGTCGGGTCCGTGATCGGCTTGGCCGTGGCCCCGAAAAAAGGCAAAGACACTCGAGAATTTTTAAAAGAACAACTTAAGGAAGGCCGTGAAGAAGGTAAAAAACTCATCGAAAAAGGAATGGAAGAATTCGAGGAAAACAAAGCCGAATTGGAAGAAGTGGGAAAACTCACCAAGGAAACCGTATTTGGTATTGGCCGACTTTTAAAACATTTGGTTTTACGAAAAAAAACAACTCAAGCCCCCACCCAAGAACACCGGGCCGGACTCAAGGAAGTGCCCAAAGAAACCCCGAGCGAAATTCGGGCATCCACTTTAGACATTAACTCCGAAGAACCCAAATAA
- a CDS encoding HD domain-containing protein: MPLILSFIISALVGGGAAYLLKHSHTQEREQEVQKKIHTLIAETKTDAERIKKEAHSRSGEIKHLAQEENKRIEAHLKRAQEFVTFKEKQAQTLLDKNKIITDQVNGLKEEIKTARDEIQNGGQKMVDILLKKTNRTKEEAIQEAIQSTSNEILEHKEKFIKNRLAEKEEDVGKLAKNLLLGAIQKYGEKSSVDHAETTVEVRAEQFKPAVIGEKGENIAYFEEKIDVEVIFNDYPKIITVGSYSVLKRHIAKEALEILQREKGPITFKKIDDALSRGEKTVEKMMQSQALKACQKMGLKNVPDEILAYLGKLYFRTSYGQNALNHSLEVGMFAGILASEIGGNVALARVAGFLHDIGKAISEESDKGHDILTKEILEKHGYPPEVVHAAWAHHEGEPLQSIEAKLIMAADALSASRPGARLESLERYLERIRGLEGVAASFDGVKKTFAISAGREVRVLVDPIKITDEMMMELAHGIATKIETELTYPGNVKVSLIRHRDWTSVAREKQTRSE; the protein is encoded by the coding sequence ATGCCCCTTATTCTTTCTTTTATCATCAGCGCCTTGGTGGGTGGCGGTGCCGCCTACCTGCTTAAGCATTCACACACTCAAGAGCGAGAGCAGGAAGTTCAAAAAAAAATTCATACCCTGATTGCGGAAACAAAAACCGATGCCGAACGCATCAAAAAAGAAGCGCATTCTCGTTCCGGAGAAATCAAGCATCTTGCTCAAGAAGAAAATAAACGCATCGAAGCTCATCTCAAGCGTGCGCAAGAATTCGTTACTTTTAAGGAGAAACAAGCGCAGACATTATTGGATAAAAATAAAATCATCACCGACCAAGTCAACGGACTGAAAGAAGAGATTAAGACCGCTCGTGACGAGATTCAAAACGGCGGGCAAAAAATGGTCGATATTTTACTCAAAAAGACAAATCGGACCAAGGAAGAAGCCATTCAAGAAGCGATTCAGTCCACTTCCAATGAAATCCTTGAACATAAAGAAAAATTCATCAAAAATCGCTTGGCGGAAAAAGAAGAAGACGTTGGCAAGCTCGCCAAGAATTTATTATTGGGTGCTATTCAAAAATACGGTGAAAAAAGTTCCGTGGATCACGCCGAAACCACGGTCGAAGTGCGGGCCGAACAATTCAAGCCGGCCGTGATTGGAGAAAAAGGGGAAAACATTGCTTACTTCGAAGAAAAAATAGACGTGGAAGTGATTTTTAACGATTACCCCAAAATCATCACCGTGGGGAGTTACAGCGTTTTAAAACGCCACATCGCGAAAGAGGCGTTGGAAATTTTACAAAGAGAAAAAGGGCCCATCACATTTAAAAAAATTGACGACGCCTTGTCTCGCGGAGAAAAAACCGTTGAAAAGATGATGCAATCCCAAGCCTTAAAAGCGTGTCAAAAAATGGGGCTAAAAAATGTCCCGGATGAAATTTTGGCGTACCTTGGAAAACTTTATTTCCGTACCAGCTACGGACAAAACGCGCTCAACCATAGTTTGGAGGTCGGGATGTTTGCCGGGATTTTGGCTTCTGAAATCGGAGGCAATGTAGCCTTGGCTCGAGTGGCCGGATTTTTGCATGATATCGGTAAGGCCATTTCCGAAGAAAGCGATAAAGGACACGATATTCTTACCAAAGAAATTTTGGAAAAACATGGCTATCCGCCCGAGGTGGTGCATGCCGCATGGGCTCATCACGAAGGAGAGCCGTTGCAAAGTATTGAAGCTAAACTCATCATGGCTGCGGACGCGTTGTCCGCCAGTCGCCCCGGGGCTCGCCTTGAGTCTTTGGAGCGTTACCTTGAACGCATTCGTGGATTGGAGGGCGTGGCCGCTTCATTTGATGGCGTTAAGAAAACTTTTGCGATTTCCGCGGGACGTGAGGTTCGCGTACTTGTGGATCCGATAAAAATCACAGATGAAATGATGATGGAATTGGCGCATGGCATTGCCACTAAAATCGAAACAGAGCTCACGTATCCCGGGAATGTGAAAGTCAGCTTGATTCGCCACCGCGATTGGACTTCCGTTGCCAGAGAAAAACAGACCCGCAGCGAATAG
- a CDS encoding cysteine desulfurase family protein, with amino-acid sequence MNAKPSPLYLDSAASTPMDPRVLNAMLPYFREEYGNPSSLHTLGSNAREAVDRARKTIADFLNASPGELIFTGSGTESDNLAIFGIADAYASHGKHLITTAIEHDAVLQPMKVLEKKGFRVTYLPVDRDGIVSLEALKKALTKETILVSIMAANNEIGTLQPLAEIAQILKNHRKENTTEFPFFHTDACQTPGALKLDVKTLGIDLLTLNGSKIYGPKGIGLLWVKKGIKITPQILGGGQEQGLRAGTHNVPAIVGFAEALRLIETDRDAENKRLKILRNHFLDGLRVHFPQLKINGNLDRRLPGNLNLTLHAIPGEVLLMKLDNAGIYASAGSACTAGSADPSHVLLALGLSREAAFNSIRFSFGRFTTKKEIDAVLKIFQKIACDLKKQSGVYK; translated from the coding sequence ATGAACGCAAAACCTTCTCCCCTCTATCTCGACTCCGCCGCCTCCACGCCCATGGACCCGCGGGTCCTCAACGCCATGCTCCCCTATTTTCGTGAGGAATACGGAAATCCCTCGAGTCTTCACACCCTCGGTTCAAACGCCCGCGAAGCTGTAGATCGCGCCCGAAAAACCATCGCGGATTTCCTGAATGCCTCACCCGGCGAACTCATTTTTACAGGAAGTGGCACAGAGAGCGACAACCTCGCCATTTTTGGGATTGCAGACGCCTACGCTTCTCACGGCAAACACCTCATCACCACGGCCATCGAACACGACGCGGTTTTACAGCCCATGAAAGTCCTTGAGAAAAAAGGCTTTCGCGTAACATACCTTCCTGTAGATCGCGACGGAATTGTCAGTCTTGAAGCTCTTAAAAAAGCACTCACAAAAGAGACGATTTTAGTGTCCATCATGGCCGCAAATAATGAAATCGGGACCCTTCAACCTCTTGCTGAAATTGCCCAAATTTTAAAAAATCATCGCAAGGAAAATACAACCGAATTCCCCTTTTTTCACACCGACGCCTGCCAGACTCCCGGTGCCTTAAAATTAGATGTAAAAACTTTAGGAATAGATCTTCTCACCCTCAATGGGAGCAAAATTTATGGGCCCAAAGGCATCGGATTATTATGGGTTAAAAAAGGAATAAAAATTACGCCGCAAATCCTCGGTGGAGGCCAGGAGCAAGGCCTTCGCGCCGGCACGCACAATGTCCCCGCTATCGTCGGTTTTGCCGAAGCCCTCCGTCTTATTGAAACAGATCGCGACGCTGAAAATAAAAGATTGAAAATTTTACGAAATCATTTCCTCGACGGGCTTCGAGTGCACTTTCCGCAACTCAAAATCAACGGCAACCTCGATCGTCGTCTCCCCGGGAACCTAAACCTCACTCTGCACGCCATCCCCGGCGAAGTGCTTTTAATGAAACTCGACAATGCCGGAATTTACGCTTCAGCCGGTTCCGCTTGCACGGCCGGGTCCGCAGACCCTTCCCATGTTTTGCTCGCGTTGGGTTTGTCGAGGGAAGCCGCCTTCAATTCCATCCGATTTTCTTTCGGTCGATTCACGACAAAAAAAGAGATCGACGCAGTTCTAAAAATATTCCAAAAAATCGCCTGCGACTTAAAAAAACAATCCGGAGTGTACAAATAG
- a CDS encoding type II toxin-antitoxin system RelB/DinJ family antitoxin — MASKSAMIRARIEPKAKNDAECILRHLGLNPTDAISIFYRQIVIKKGIPFSLDLEEEDISGNYIPIKSNKHLKSILKLK; from the coding sequence ATGGCTAGCAAATCTGCGATGATCCGCGCTCGGATTGAACCCAAGGCAAAAAATGATGCTGAATGCATTCTAAGACACCTGGGATTAAATCCAACGGATGCCATTTCCATCTTTTATCGCCAAATTGTGATCAAGAAGGGTATTCCCTTTTCCCTCGATCTAGAAGAGGAAGATATTTCTGGAAATTACATTCCTATCAAATCCAATAAACATCTTAAATCCATACTAAAACTGAAATAA
- the asnS gene encoding asparagine--tRNA ligase — protein MKVSITDLSAQVGKEVTIEGWMYNKRQSGKLFFLQLRDGSGFVQGVLAENDAGPEVFKKADQLQMESSCKVTGIVSKHPKFDDVFELQIKDIEILQIPPEDYPIAKKEHGPDFLLDNRHLWLRSSKQWAILRVRDAIISAVFDFFHQNGFVKIDTPILTPNACEGATTLFEINYFDEETVYLSQSGQLYLEAAIMSVGRGFDFGPVFRAEKSKTKRHLTEFWMMDAEAAFVDHEENLRTQENMVVFIVERCLERCQKELKILERNIEPLKKIKAPFKRLTYTEALDVLHKNGSDIQFGQDLGNDDEVLLTKDSDVPVFIHKWPKSIKPFYMKDDPENPDLVLNDDLIGTEGSGELIGGSQREDSYEILKAKIEEAGLKGPEYQWYLDLRKFGGVPHSGFGLGLERMVRFITGAEHIRETIPFPRMLNRVRP, from the coding sequence ATGAAAGTTTCCATTACGGACTTGTCGGCGCAGGTGGGCAAAGAAGTTACCATTGAAGGTTGGATGTACAACAAACGCCAAAGTGGAAAATTGTTTTTTTTACAACTCCGCGACGGAAGCGGATTTGTGCAGGGCGTGTTGGCGGAAAATGATGCCGGGCCCGAAGTTTTTAAAAAAGCGGACCAATTGCAAATGGAATCTTCCTGCAAAGTCACGGGGATTGTGAGCAAGCATCCGAAATTCGACGATGTATTCGAGCTTCAAATTAAAGACATTGAAATCCTTCAAATTCCTCCCGAGGATTATCCGATTGCCAAGAAAGAACATGGCCCAGATTTTCTCCTCGACAACCGTCATTTATGGTTGAGGTCGAGCAAACAATGGGCGATTTTGCGTGTTCGGGACGCCATTATTTCTGCGGTTTTTGATTTTTTCCATCAGAATGGATTTGTTAAAATCGACACTCCGATTTTGACCCCCAATGCGTGCGAAGGCGCAACCACGTTGTTTGAAATCAATTATTTTGATGAGGAAACGGTTTATTTATCGCAATCCGGGCAATTGTATCTGGAAGCGGCGATCATGTCTGTGGGCCGCGGGTTTGATTTTGGCCCAGTTTTTCGTGCGGAAAAGAGCAAAACCAAGCGCCACCTCACTGAGTTTTGGATGATGGATGCCGAGGCTGCGTTTGTGGATCATGAGGAAAACCTCAGAACTCAAGAAAATATGGTGGTTTTTATTGTGGAACGTTGCCTTGAACGATGCCAAAAAGAATTAAAAATTCTCGAGCGAAATATTGAGCCATTGAAAAAAATTAAAGCGCCGTTCAAGCGCCTGACTTACACCGAGGCGCTGGATGTTTTGCATAAAAACGGATCGGATATTCAATTCGGACAAGACCTCGGAAACGATGACGAGGTTTTACTCACCAAAGACAGTGATGTGCCGGTTTTTATTCACAAATGGCCCAAATCCATCAAACCGTTTTACATGAAAGATGATCCGGAAAATCCGGATTTGGTTCTCAATGACGACCTCATTGGCACCGAAGGTTCCGGAGAGTTGATCGGCGGCTCACAAAGAGAGGACAGTTATGAAATTTTGAAAGCGAAAATTGAAGAAGCGGGACTTAAAGGACCGGAATATCAATGGTATCTCGATTTGCGAAAATTTGGAGGCGTGCCTCACAGTGGATTCGGGCTCGGCTTGGAACGCATGGTGCGCTTTATCACCGGAGCCGAACACATTCGTGAGACGATTCCGTTCCCGAGGATGCTGAATCGAGTACGGCCGTAA
- a CDS encoding HPF/RaiA family ribosome-associated protein: MQPTFFYKNLADPEKELVESYFQKKAVRLEKLLSKYDADGVKLNVTGERFTRKAAYKVEMVMDLPKVGGKPLYSSEDSRDLRKAIDLSVDKLIDQIKKVGERAKAETKKNREI; this comes from the coding sequence ATGCAACCCACCTTTTTTTATAAGAATTTAGCAGATCCGGAAAAAGAATTGGTCGAATCTTATTTTCAAAAAAAGGCAGTTCGGCTCGAAAAGTTATTGAGTAAATACGACGCAGACGGGGTAAAACTCAATGTCACAGGAGAACGTTTCACACGAAAAGCGGCCTATAAAGTGGAAATGGTGATGGACCTTCCCAAGGTGGGAGGAAAGCCGCTTTATTCCAGTGAAGACAGCCGCGACTTGCGAAAAGCCATTGATCTTTCCGTGGATAAATTGATCGATCAAATCAAAAAAGTCGGTGAAAGAGCTAAGGCGGAAACAAAGAAAAACAGAGAAATTTAA
- the queG gene encoding tRNA epoxyqueuosine(34) reductase QueG, translated as MKSIFSIIEALARTCGFPLVRVTSAMLNPKAFSRYDEWIKEGKMGEMTYMARDPLRRQSVKEILPEAKSVICLAVPYGHTHNEELPQNAGKVAQYAYGRDYHKVIEKMLKNLTRMLAEKFPEAVFKSYVDTGAVLERAYAAEAGIGFIGKNTMLITDEFGSWVFLSEILTTLEIPREKSAVERRENLDQETCGYCRLCHDVCPTGALSEKGLDARRCISYLTIEYRGSIPIELRPLIGDRLFGCDACQEICPKNNKKNSGGKYGVLLEQKPLRSFALLEEILSLRTEEEFNQRFQGSAVRRAKREGLVRNACVVAANIKAKSLLPLLEKVAKEEVSEIVREHAEWAVRQLVGPKGNGLNKP; from the coding sequence ATGAAATCGATTTTCTCCATTATCGAAGCATTGGCTCGCACGTGCGGGTTTCCTCTGGTTCGCGTGACGTCGGCGATGCTTAATCCGAAAGCTTTTTCACGTTATGACGAGTGGATTAAAGAGGGAAAAATGGGAGAAATGACGTACATGGCACGAGATCCGCTGCGACGACAATCCGTAAAAGAAATCTTGCCGGAGGCAAAAAGTGTGATTTGTTTGGCAGTGCCGTATGGCCACACGCACAATGAAGAATTACCTCAAAATGCAGGCAAGGTTGCACAATACGCCTATGGCCGCGACTACCACAAAGTCATTGAAAAAATGTTGAAAAATCTAACTCGAATGTTGGCGGAAAAATTTCCCGAAGCGGTTTTTAAATCTTATGTGGACACCGGTGCCGTGCTGGAGCGCGCGTATGCGGCTGAGGCCGGGATCGGTTTTATTGGGAAAAATACGATGCTTATCACGGATGAATTTGGGTCTTGGGTGTTTTTATCGGAAATTTTAACAACGCTTGAAATTCCTCGAGAAAAATCAGCGGTGGAGCGGCGTGAAAACTTAGATCAAGAAACATGTGGGTATTGTCGTTTATGCCATGATGTTTGCCCAACCGGCGCTCTTTCCGAGAAAGGCCTTGATGCGCGACGATGCATTTCATATCTCACCATTGAGTATCGCGGAAGCATTCCGATTGAGTTGCGACCCTTGATCGGGGATCGATTATTTGGGTGCGATGCGTGCCAAGAAATTTGCCCAAAAAATAATAAGAAAAATTCAGGGGGAAAATATGGTGTTTTGCTAGAGCAAAAACCGCTTCGCTCTTTTGCGTTGCTCGAAGAAATTTTAAGTTTACGGACCGAAGAAGAGTTCAATCAACGATTCCAGGGATCCGCGGTGCGGCGCGCCAAACGAGAGGGATTGGTACGAAATGCGTGTGTGGTGGCTGCGAATATCAAGGCAAAATCGCTGCTTCCTTTACTTGAAAAGGTGGCGAAAGAGGAGGTGAGTGAAATAGTGAGAGAGCATGCGGAGTGGGCGGTAAGACAACTTGTCGGCCCAAAATGAAATGGCTTAAATAAGCCATAA